Proteins encoded in a region of the Stieleria neptunia genome:
- the tssE gene encoding type VI secretion system baseplate subunit TssE, producing the protein MADLSSQERLFPSLLDRLTDDQAGTRVESRDQRVFSIHKLRAAVLRDLAWLMNTCHLAAHQDLTDYPEVGKSVINYGIPDLTGKTVSGLQVFEVQQALRQAILDFEPRILADTLEVRGDKDPDSPLSNSLEFEIEGELWSRPFPERLYLRSELDLETGTVNIHEA; encoded by the coding sequence ATGGCAGACCTGAGTTCTCAAGAACGCCTGTTTCCTTCGCTGTTGGATCGTCTGACCGACGACCAAGCGGGAACCAGAGTCGAATCACGCGACCAACGTGTGTTCTCGATCCACAAGTTGCGCGCCGCCGTGTTGCGTGACTTGGCGTGGCTGATGAACACCTGCCATCTGGCCGCCCACCAGGACCTGACGGACTACCCCGAGGTGGGCAAATCGGTCATCAACTATGGCATCCCGGATCTGACCGGTAAAACCGTTTCCGGATTGCAGGTGTTCGAAGTCCAGCAGGCGCTGCGTCAAGCGATTTTGGATTTCGAACCCCGAATCCTTGCCGACACGCTGGAAGTGCGCGGTGACAAAGACCCCGATTCGCCACTGTCAAACTCGCTGGAGTTTGAGATCGAAGGCGAACTCTGGTCCAGGCCGTTTCCCGAACGACTGTACCTGCGTTCGGAGCTCGATCTTGAGACGGGCACCGTCAATATTCACGAAGCATAA
- the tssC gene encoding type VI secretion system contractile sheath large subunit: protein MSTDEAASAGQAEGATLEASEFSSLLQKEFRPKSDQAKEAVETAVQTLAEQALSQTSLISDDVLASVEAIIAQIDSKLSEQINLILHNDDFQKLEGAWRGLHHLVNNTETDEMLKIRVMNISKKELHKTVKKFKGTAWDQSPIFKKMYEEEYGQFGGEPYGCLVGDYHFDHSPPDVELLGEMAQISAACHSPFIAGVSPTVMQMDSWQELTNPRDLTKIFQTPEYAAWRSLRESDDSKYIGLAMPRFLSRLPYGAASDPVDEFAFEEDTDAANSENYCWANAAYAMATNITRSFKMYGWCSRIRGIESGGAVEGLPCHTFPTDDGGVDMKCPTEIAISDRREAELAKNGFMPLIHKKNSDFAAFIGAQSLNQPAEYDDPDATANANLGARLPYLFATCRFAHYLKCIVRDKIGSFKERKDMQRWLQDWINQYVDGNPGTSSEDTKARKPLAAAEVVIEEVEGNPGYYTSKFFLRPHYQLEGLSVSLRLVSKLPSAKGG, encoded by the coding sequence ATGAGTACCGACGAAGCCGCATCCGCTGGACAGGCCGAGGGCGCAACCCTCGAAGCAAGTGAGTTCTCTTCGCTGTTGCAGAAGGAATTCCGTCCCAAATCCGACCAAGCCAAAGAAGCGGTCGAAACCGCCGTCCAAACGCTCGCCGAACAGGCTCTCTCGCAGACATCTCTGATCTCCGACGACGTGCTGGCATCGGTCGAAGCGATCATCGCCCAGATCGATTCCAAGCTCAGCGAGCAGATCAACCTGATCCTCCACAACGACGACTTCCAAAAGCTGGAAGGTGCGTGGCGTGGATTGCATCACTTGGTCAATAACACCGAGACCGACGAGATGCTCAAGATTCGAGTGATGAACATCTCGAAGAAAGAGCTGCACAAGACGGTCAAGAAGTTCAAAGGCACCGCCTGGGACCAAAGTCCGATCTTCAAGAAGATGTACGAAGAAGAGTACGGTCAGTTCGGCGGCGAGCCCTACGGCTGCCTGGTCGGTGACTACCACTTCGACCACAGCCCGCCGGATGTCGAATTGCTCGGCGAAATGGCTCAAATCTCGGCCGCTTGTCACTCGCCCTTCATCGCCGGCGTCTCGCCGACCGTGATGCAAATGGACAGTTGGCAAGAACTGACCAATCCCCGTGACTTGACCAAAATCTTCCAGACGCCGGAATACGCTGCTTGGCGTTCCTTGCGTGAATCGGACGATTCCAAGTACATCGGGTTGGCGATGCCACGCTTCCTGTCGCGGTTGCCCTACGGCGCGGCTTCGGACCCCGTCGATGAATTCGCCTTCGAAGAAGACACCGATGCGGCCAACAGCGAAAACTATTGCTGGGCCAATGCCGCCTATGCGATGGCCACCAACATCACCCGTTCCTTCAAGATGTACGGTTGGTGTTCGCGGATTCGTGGGATCGAATCCGGCGGTGCGGTCGAAGGGCTGCCCTGCCACACCTTCCCGACCGATGACGGTGGCGTCGACATGAAATGTCCGACCGAAATCGCCATCAGCGATCGCCGTGAAGCGGAACTGGCGAAGAACGGCTTCATGCCCTTGATTCACAAAAAGAATTCCGACTTCGCCGCCTTCATCGGTGCCCAGTCGTTGAATCAACCGGCCGAATACGACGATCCCGATGCGACCGCCAATGCCAACCTGGGCGCCCGACTGCCCTACCTGTTTGCGACCTGTCGGTTCGCGCACTACCTGAAGTGCATCGTGCGTGACAAGATCGGCAGCTTCAAAGAACGCAAGGACATGCAGCGTTGGTTGCAAGATTGGATCAACCAGTATGTCGACGGAAACCCGGGGACATCCAGCGAAGACACCAAAGCTCGTAAACCTTTGGCAGCCGCCGAAGTGGTGATCGAAGAGGTCGAAGGGAATCCCGGGTATTACACGTCCAAATTCTTCTTGCGTCCACATTACCAATTGGAGGGGCTTTCGGTTTCACTGCGTCTCGTCTCGAAACTTCCTTCGGCCAAGGGTGGCTGA
- the tssF gene encoding type VI secretion system baseplate subunit TssF, whose product MDPRLLNYYNQELQFVRESGAEFAEEYPKIASRLGIDVFECADPYVERLFEGFALLAARIQLKLDAEFPRLTQHLLQMVCPHYLSPQPSMAVVQFQPDLTEGALAEGFKLPRHTLLQSLLGKGEQTRCTFRTADDVTLWPIKLAKADYFLRDVAALGLPDHPSVKAAMVLKLESTAGLKFNQLSLDQLPLFIRGATDVPMRIYEQLMTGGVGIAVRAGGNQARWKVQLGKSKVSPMGFGDHQAMLPYGPRSFQGYRLLQEYFAFPHRYMFAQLNELQSLVKQCDSESIEIAILLGRGDPQLSNRVDANHFSLFSCPAINLFPKRADRIHLGDRSSEYQVMPDRTRALDFEVYDVDEVRGYGTSNDREQEFKPFYSINDFTSDHRNRAYFTITRRPRMLSGKHRQYGPRSSYIGSETFLTLVDANEAPYSHELRQLSVETLCTNRDLPLQMPVGISDSDFTLEVSAPVQAVRCLVGPTKPQPSKSYENGQTTWRLINHLSLNYLSLVNSKTGGATALRELLSLYSDTNNVMTNKQIDAVRSIASEPVTRPISSSGPLSFGRGLELTLTLDESGFEGTGAFLMAAVLNEFFAKYVSINSFTETVFRTTERGEVTRWPAKMGRRHAL is encoded by the coding sequence ATGGATCCGCGTCTGCTGAATTATTACAACCAAGAGCTCCAATTCGTCCGCGAATCGGGTGCCGAGTTCGCCGAGGAATACCCCAAGATCGCCAGCCGGTTGGGGATCGATGTCTTTGAATGTGCCGATCCGTATGTGGAGCGATTGTTCGAAGGGTTTGCCTTGCTGGCGGCGCGCATCCAGCTGAAACTGGATGCCGAATTCCCCCGGCTGACACAGCACTTGCTGCAGATGGTGTGTCCCCATTATCTGTCGCCCCAGCCCTCGATGGCCGTCGTTCAGTTCCAACCCGATTTGACCGAAGGGGCGCTCGCGGAAGGTTTCAAGCTGCCACGCCACACGTTGCTGCAAAGTCTGCTGGGCAAAGGCGAACAGACCCGCTGTACCTTTCGCACGGCCGACGACGTCACGCTGTGGCCGATCAAGTTGGCCAAGGCCGACTACTTCCTGCGAGACGTCGCCGCGCTCGGGCTGCCCGATCATCCGTCGGTCAAGGCCGCCATGGTTTTGAAGCTGGAATCCACCGCGGGGCTTAAATTCAATCAGCTTTCGCTCGATCAGCTGCCCCTGTTTATCCGCGGTGCCACCGACGTGCCGATGCGGATCTACGAACAATTGATGACCGGTGGGGTCGGAATCGCCGTGCGGGCCGGCGGGAATCAGGCGCGCTGGAAGGTCCAACTGGGAAAGTCCAAAGTCAGCCCGATGGGCTTTGGCGATCACCAAGCGATGCTTCCCTACGGGCCGCGGTCCTTTCAGGGATACCGATTGCTGCAGGAATACTTTGCGTTTCCGCATCGCTACATGTTTGCCCAATTGAACGAACTTCAATCACTGGTCAAACAGTGCGACAGCGAGTCGATCGAAATTGCGATCCTGCTTGGCCGCGGCGATCCCCAGTTGTCCAACCGCGTCGACGCGAACCATTTTTCCTTGTTCAGTTGTCCGGCGATCAATCTGTTCCCCAAACGCGCCGATCGCATCCATCTGGGTGACCGTTCGTCGGAATACCAGGTCATGCCGGATCGCACGCGCGCATTGGATTTCGAAGTTTACGATGTTGACGAGGTGCGAGGCTACGGGACCAGCAACGACCGGGAACAAGAATTCAAACCGTTTTATTCGATCAACGACTTCACGTCGGATCATCGCAACCGGGCTTACTTCACCATCACGCGACGCCCACGCATGTTGTCGGGCAAGCACCGGCAATACGGGCCGCGATCGAGCTACATCGGCAGCGAGACCTTCCTGACATTGGTCGACGCGAATGAGGCGCCGTATTCGCACGAGCTGCGCCAGCTCTCGGTGGAAACACTCTGCACCAATCGCGATCTGCCGCTCCAAATGCCGGTGGGGATCAGCGACTCCGACTTTACCTTGGAAGTCAGCGCCCCTGTCCAGGCGGTTCGGTGTCTGGTCGGTCCGACCAAACCACAGCCTTCCAAGAGCTATGAAAATGGCCAGACCACTTGGCGTTTGATCAATCACCTGTCTCTCAATTATCTCTCGTTGGTGAACAGCAAAACCGGCGGCGCGACCGCGCTCCGCGAGCTGCTGTCGCTCTACTCCGACACCAACAACGTGATGACGAACAAACAGATCGACGCGGTTCGGTCGATCGCATCCGAGCCGGTCACCCGGCCGATTTCGTCATCCGGTCCGCTCAGTTTCGGCCGTGGCCTCGAACTCACGCTCACGCTGGACGAATCGGGGTTCGAGGGAACCGGCGCATTCTTGATGGCGGCGGTGCTCAACGAATTCTTTGCAAAGTATGTGTCAATCAACTCATTCACCGAAACGGTGTTTCGAACGACCGAACGAGGCGAGGTAACGCGATGGCCCGCGAAGATGGGACGGCGACACGCTCTTTAG
- a CDS encoding type VI secretion system accessory protein TagJ, which produces MLAEGYLRDGKLDEAFAELKKAVQQDPANEKYRVFLFQMLTVLGKWDSALSQLEIAGELDAGNLAMVQAYREAIKCEKTRARVFAGQTSPMIFGEPDRWLALMIEALKLAANGQHAKAESLRAEAFESAPTTAGTLELTGDHRHQFDWIADADPRLGPVLEGLLNGQYYWIPFHRIAHIEIEAPSDLRDFVWTPVHFTWANGGESFGMIPTRYCGSESIDDPLVRLSRKTDWQPVADADSELAIGIGQRMLATDADEYALLDVRKITLNVELESDEQAESDEDQSSDVPSGDD; this is translated from the coding sequence ATGCTCGCCGAAGGATACCTCCGCGATGGCAAATTGGATGAAGCCTTCGCCGAACTCAAAAAGGCCGTCCAACAAGACCCGGCCAACGAAAAATACCGGGTCTTTTTGTTCCAAATGCTGACCGTGCTCGGCAAGTGGGACAGTGCGCTCAGCCAACTCGAGATCGCGGGCGAATTGGACGCCGGAAACCTGGCGATGGTGCAAGCCTACCGCGAAGCCATCAAGTGCGAAAAAACACGCGCCCGCGTCTTCGCCGGCCAGACCTCGCCGATGATCTTCGGCGAACCCGATCGCTGGTTGGCCTTGATGATCGAAGCGCTCAAACTGGCCGCCAACGGGCAACACGCCAAAGCCGAGTCGCTCCGCGCCGAGGCGTTTGAATCCGCCCCCACCACCGCCGGGACCCTCGAACTGACCGGCGATCATCGCCACCAGTTCGATTGGATCGCCGACGCCGATCCGAGGCTGGGCCCCGTGCTCGAAGGCCTGCTCAACGGACAGTATTACTGGATCCCGTTCCACCGCATCGCACACATCGAAATCGAAGCACCCTCGGACCTGCGCGATTTTGTTTGGACCCCCGTGCATTTCACCTGGGCCAACGGCGGAGAATCCTTTGGCATGATTCCGACCCGCTATTGCGGGTCCGAATCGATCGACGATCCCCTGGTCCGACTCTCCCGTAAAACCGACTGGCAGCCCGTCGCGGACGCCGACAGTGAGCTTGCGATCGGGATCGGGCAACGCATGCTCGCCACCGATGCCGATGAGTACGCGTTGCTGGACGTGCGGAAAATCACCTTGAACGTGGAACTGGAATCCGACGAGCAGGCTGAATCTGACGAGGACCAATCAAGCGACGTTCCAAGTGGTGATGACTGA
- the tssG gene encoding type VI secretion system baseplate subunit TssG, which yields MAREDGTATRSLDVTLQRLNDEPYKFDFYQAMRLLECMFPDSPRFGHTVRLSDDHVRLAQQPSLSFAPSSLSGFDLADGADGNDYHKMSVRFFGLCGPNGALPLHLTEYIQDRIRHYDDTTFAAFLDVFHHRMLSLFYRAWADAQPVAHFDRPDSDRFSVYVGSLMGIGMPSLQDRDELPDLAKLFYAGRFACQARNPEGLQAMISDYFKVPCEIDEFVGRWTEIPDNCRFNLGDDPDSSSVGVACTLGSHVWECQQNFRITVGPVGWDDFARMLPGGESLQRLTAMVKNYLGEELLWDLNLVLKKEETPSWQLGEAKLGQTMWLDSDGVTEDPKDLLLHC from the coding sequence ATGGCCCGCGAAGATGGGACGGCGACACGCTCTTTAGACGTGACGCTGCAACGGCTTAACGACGAACCGTACAAGTTTGATTTTTATCAAGCGATGCGGTTGCTCGAATGCATGTTTCCCGATTCCCCCCGGTTCGGTCACACCGTTCGTCTGTCCGATGATCACGTCCGATTGGCTCAGCAACCGTCGCTCAGTTTCGCCCCCTCGTCGTTGTCGGGGTTTGATCTCGCCGACGGGGCCGACGGCAACGATTACCACAAAATGAGCGTCCGGTTTTTCGGGCTGTGCGGTCCCAACGGCGCCTTGCCGTTGCACTTGACCGAATACATTCAGGATCGAATCCGGCACTACGACGACACCACGTTCGCCGCCTTCCTGGACGTCTTTCACCACCGCATGCTCTCGCTGTTCTATCGGGCGTGGGCCGACGCCCAGCCGGTCGCGCATTTTGATCGCCCCGATTCGGATCGGTTCTCGGTCTATGTCGGTTCCCTGATGGGGATCGGAATGCCGTCGCTGCAAGATCGTGACGAGTTGCCCGATTTGGCAAAGCTGTTTTATGCCGGTCGCTTCGCCTGCCAAGCCCGCAACCCCGAAGGCTTGCAGGCGATGATTTCAGACTATTTCAAAGTGCCCTGTGAGATCGATGAGTTTGTCGGCCGCTGGACCGAAATCCCGGACAACTGCCGTTTCAATCTCGGTGACGATCCCGACAGTTCCAGCGTCGGCGTCGCGTGCACGCTCGGTTCGCATGTCTGGGAGTGCCAACAAAATTTTCGCATCACCGTCGGTCCCGTCGGTTGGGATGATTTCGCCCGCATGCTTCCCGGCGGCGAAAGCCTGCAGCGATTGACCGCGATGGTCAAAAACTACCTCGGCGAAGAATTGCTCTGGGACCTGAACCTCGTCCTCAAGAAAGAAGAAACGCCGTCGTGGCAATTGGGCGAGGCAAAACTCGGGCAAACCATGTGGCTGGACAGCGACGGCGTCACCGAAGATCCGAAAGACCTGCTATTGCATTGCTAG
- the tssB gene encoding type VI secretion system contractile sheath small subunit, with protein sequence MAKASAQKFIARNRAPRVQIEYDVEVYGAEKKVQLPFVMGVLADLSGKPEEPLAPVADRKALEIDVDNFDERMKSMKPRAAFQVPNTLTGEGNMAVDLTFESMDDFSPAAIARKVDSLSKLLQAREQLSNLLTYMDGKDGAEALLAKALKDPALLQSLSAAPKADGDDAETPANEE encoded by the coding sequence ATGGCTAAAGCTAGCGCTCAAAAATTTATTGCGAGGAATCGAGCTCCTCGCGTGCAAATCGAATACGACGTGGAAGTCTACGGTGCCGAAAAGAAGGTTCAGCTTCCCTTCGTGATGGGTGTGCTGGCCGATCTGTCGGGAAAGCCTGAAGAACCGCTCGCACCGGTCGCTGACCGCAAGGCGCTTGAGATCGACGTGGATAACTTCGATGAACGAATGAAGTCCATGAAACCTCGCGCCGCATTCCAGGTGCCCAACACGTTGACCGGCGAAGGCAACATGGCCGTCGACCTGACGTTCGAAAGCATGGATGACTTTTCGCCCGCGGCCATCGCCCGCAAAGTCGATTCGCTCAGCAAACTGTTGCAAGCCCGCGAGCAGCTCTCCAACCTGCTGACCTACATGGACGGCAAAGACGGTGCCGAAGCCTTGCTCGCCAAGGCCCTGAAAGATCCCGCATTGCTGCAATCACTCTCCGCCGCTCCGAAAGCGGACGGCGACGACGCTGAAACACCCGCCAACGAGGAGTAA
- the tssA gene encoding type VI secretion system protein TssA, with protein sequence MDLTDLETLLAPISDDEPCGPDLEYDAEFGEMDRAAQSTAEQQYGDTVVAAEPPDWKDVKKRAEALLSRTKDMRVVAFLARATLNQDGVIGFSHALQLLRSYLETFWDTVHPELDHEDNDDPTYRTNTLITFCDEQGIMKDLRDAPLVASRTVGRFSLRDVEHARDAEDKPASDDESGSSRPSLGVIDAAFSDVDVESIQATEEALRLSVEHIDAIEKFVTEQVGVTSAVSLAPPRLLLEEMHKFVVSQLERRGVFADQPAGDGEGEADGDGSGEAAASGDLSAAAAAQGYRVNGKITSRKDAIKALDDVCDFYEENEPSSPLPLLIRRAQRLASKSFLDILRDLAPDAVSQAEALGGNKPDLSQTSGEPEEPAADNSSTW encoded by the coding sequence ATGGATCTAACGGATCTCGAAACATTACTTGCGCCGATCTCCGACGACGAACCCTGTGGTCCGGACTTGGAATATGATGCCGAGTTCGGCGAGATGGACAGGGCGGCACAGAGCACGGCCGAACAGCAGTACGGCGACACCGTCGTCGCCGCCGAGCCGCCCGACTGGAAAGATGTCAAGAAGCGGGCCGAAGCGCTGCTGTCACGCACCAAGGACATGCGGGTCGTTGCGTTCCTGGCACGTGCCACGCTCAACCAGGACGGCGTGATCGGTTTTTCCCACGCGTTGCAGCTGCTACGCAGCTATCTGGAAACGTTTTGGGACACCGTCCATCCCGAATTGGACCACGAAGACAACGACGACCCGACGTACCGCACGAACACGTTGATCACGTTCTGCGACGAACAGGGCATCATGAAGGACCTGCGTGACGCGCCGCTGGTCGCATCGCGTACGGTTGGCCGCTTCTCGCTTCGCGACGTCGAACATGCCCGCGACGCAGAAGATAAACCGGCCTCGGACGACGAATCCGGCTCCAGCCGTCCCTCGCTCGGCGTGATCGATGCGGCGTTCAGTGATGTCGACGTGGAATCGATCCAGGCGACCGAAGAAGCGCTCCGTCTTTCGGTCGAGCACATCGACGCCATTGAAAAATTTGTCACCGAGCAGGTCGGCGTCACTTCCGCCGTCAGTCTCGCTCCGCCTCGGTTGTTACTCGAAGAGATGCACAAGTTTGTGGTCTCGCAACTCGAGCGACGGGGTGTCTTTGCCGACCAACCCGCAGGGGACGGTGAAGGCGAAGCGGACGGTGACGGCAGCGGCGAAGCGGCTGCCTCGGGCGATCTGTCCGCAGCGGCCGCGGCACAGGGGTATCGCGTCAACGGCAAAATCACGTCACGCAAAGACGCCATCAAGGCGTTGGATGACGTTTGTGATTTCTATGAAGAAAACGAGCCCTCCAGTCCGTTGCCGCTTTTGATTCGCCGCGCCCAACGACTCGCCTCCAAGAGTTTCTTGGACATCCTACGCGACCTGGCCCCCGACGCCGTCTCGCAGGCCGAGGCGCTCGGCGGAAACAAACCGGATCTTTCCCAGACGAGCGGCGAACCCGAAGAACCGGCCGCAGACAATTCATCAACTTGGTGA
- a CDS encoding Hcp family type VI secretion system effector — MAVDMFLDITGEIQGESQDKTHKDEIDVLAWSWGMSQSGSFHAGGGGGSGKASFQDISVTKWLDSSSPILMVYCANGDHFTNAKLTVRKAGKTPLEYLIVHMKDVLVTSVQTGGSGGEDRLTENVSLNFREVKVEYKAQKADGSADAAKEFKWNIAENAAS; from the coding sequence ATGGCTGTAGACATGTTTCTGGACATCACCGGTGAGATTCAAGGAGAATCTCAAGACAAAACCCACAAGGACGAGATCGACGTTCTCGCCTGGAGTTGGGGGATGTCGCAATCCGGCTCGTTTCACGCCGGTGGTGGTGGCGGTTCCGGTAAAGCGAGCTTCCAAGACATCAGCGTGACCAAGTGGCTCGACTCGTCGTCGCCGATTTTGATGGTGTACTGTGCAAACGGTGATCACTTCACCAACGCCAAGTTGACCGTTCGGAAAGCCGGCAAGACGCCGCTGGAATACTTGATCGTTCACATGAAGGATGTTCTGGTGACCTCGGTCCAGACCGGTGGTTCCGGCGGTGAAGACCGACTGACCGAAAACGTCTCGTTGAACTTTCGCGAAGTGAAGGTCGAGTACAAAGCTCAGAAGGCTGACGGATCGGCAGACGCGGCGAAAGAGTTCAAATGGAATATCGCCGAAAACGCCGCCTCCTGA